The Micromonospora sp. Llam0 genome contains a region encoding:
- a CDS encoding helix-turn-helix domain-containing protein, translating into MTSTVYARELADFLRNRRSRLRPEEIGLAPGPRRRVAGLRREELALLAGVSTDYYQRLEQGRDVRPSDDVLTGIARALALNAEETRHLRALARRAQQPPKPRRRTRETVPESTHRLLHSLHTPAVVVSRHLDLLAWNAMAAALYPGIGPTNALVDMFDHAEAHGRCPGWRETVLDYLGFLRAAVAADPEHPRAREIVGTLSIRSDEFRQLWARHDVRESVSGSKTFPHPQVGELRLDWDAYTPPGRTGPILIVYTAAPGSADAERLQLLATYAR; encoded by the coding sequence GTGACGAGCACGGTCTACGCCCGCGAGCTGGCCGACTTCCTCCGTAACCGCCGCTCCCGGCTGCGGCCGGAGGAGATCGGCCTGGCACCCGGCCCGCGTCGGCGGGTCGCCGGGCTGCGCCGCGAGGAGCTGGCGCTGCTCGCCGGGGTGAGCACCGACTACTACCAGCGGCTGGAGCAGGGCCGCGACGTCCGCCCGTCCGACGACGTGCTGACCGGCATCGCCCGCGCCCTCGCGCTCAACGCCGAGGAGACCCGCCACCTGCGGGCGTTGGCCCGCCGGGCGCAGCAGCCCCCGAAACCACGACGGCGTACCCGGGAAACCGTCCCGGAGAGCACCCACCGGCTGCTGCACAGCCTGCACACCCCGGCCGTGGTGGTCAGCCGGCACCTGGACCTGCTGGCCTGGAACGCCATGGCCGCCGCACTGTACCCGGGCATCGGGCCGACCAACGCCCTGGTCGACATGTTCGACCATGCCGAGGCGCACGGCCGCTGCCCCGGCTGGCGGGAGACGGTGCTGGACTACCTGGGTTTCCTGCGGGCGGCGGTCGCCGCCGACCCGGAGCACCCGCGTGCCCGGGAGATCGTCGGCACGCTCAGCATCCGCAGCGACGAGTTCCGCCAGCTCTGGGCCCGCCACGACGTACGCGAGTCGGTCAGCGGCAGCAAGACGTTCCCGCATCCACAGGTCGGCGAGCTGCGGCTGGACTGGGACGCCTACACCCCGCCGGGGCGCACCGGCCCGATCCTGATCGTCTACACCGCCGCGCCGGGCAGCGCCGACGCCGAACGGCTGCAACTGCTCGCCACGTACGCCCGCTGA
- a CDS encoding oxidoreductase — MQDIRNWTEEQIPDQHGRRAVVTGANSGVGRVTALELARHGAAVVLAVRNVTAGKEAAATIRREVPGADVEVRRLDLASLASIRSFATDFTGNLDLLVNNAGLVLTGPRPPLTVDGFDLQMGTNALGPYALTGLLLDRLAAGKEPRVVTVSSIVHKWRNLDLDDLMSERSYNGNRAYAMSKLVGTILGLELDRRLRAAGSPVVSMLAHPGMTRTNLTPRAMADRGRLMRAASRLMSLVVSPVEAGARPQLYATTAPGVRGGQFFGPRGFQEIRGPVTEVRASAQARDPGNGRRMWAAAARLTGVTYL, encoded by the coding sequence ATGCAGGACATACGGAACTGGACCGAAGAGCAGATCCCCGACCAGCACGGCCGGCGCGCGGTGGTGACCGGGGCGAACTCCGGCGTGGGGCGGGTCACAGCGCTGGAGCTGGCCCGGCACGGGGCCGCCGTGGTGCTGGCGGTACGCAACGTGACGGCCGGTAAGGAGGCGGCCGCCACGATCCGGCGCGAGGTGCCGGGCGCCGACGTCGAGGTACGCCGGCTGGATCTGGCGTCACTCGCCTCGATCCGATCCTTCGCCACCGACTTCACCGGCAACCTCGACCTGCTGGTCAACAACGCCGGGCTGGTGTTGACCGGCCCGCGACCCCCGCTGACCGTGGACGGGTTCGACCTGCAGATGGGCACCAACGCGCTCGGGCCGTACGCGCTGACCGGGCTGCTGCTGGACCGGCTGGCCGCAGGGAAGGAGCCCCGGGTGGTCACCGTGTCATCGATCGTCCACAAATGGCGCAATCTCGACCTGGACGATCTGATGTCCGAGCGGTCCTACAACGGCAACCGGGCGTACGCGATGTCGAAGCTGGTCGGCACGATCCTCGGCCTGGAGCTGGACCGGCGGCTGCGGGCCGCCGGGTCGCCGGTGGTCAGCATGCTGGCCCACCCCGGTATGACCCGCACCAACCTGACCCCGCGCGCGATGGCCGACCGGGGCCGGCTGATGCGCGCCGCCAGCCGGCTCATGTCACTCGTCGTCAGCCCGGTCGAGGCCGGTGCCCGACCCCAGCTGTACGCGACGACCGCCCCCGGCGTACGGGGTGGGCAGTTCTTCGGGCCACGCGGGTTCCAGGAGATTCGCGGCCCGGTCACCGAGGTGCGGGCCAGCGCTCAGGCCCGGGATCCGGGCAACGGCCGGCGGATGTGGGCGGCGGCGGCCCGGCTCACCGGCGTCACATACCTCTGA
- a CDS encoding ABC transporter permease: protein MSSIDLFNEALAGILQRPGRSLLTMLGTVLGICAFVTVLGLSTTAAGQIDRRFTQLAVTEVTVEDTGTGALTGYELSFPSNASDRIEALNGVVHAGLWWQVPIHSPQISTTPALPRGDRGEGGSLTFYAAEPGALEAMGVEMAFGRSYDEFHQSRGEQVALLGAPAAARLGITRLDSFPAVFINGRPYTVIGLIDSAERRPEFLLSVVIPTSTALATYGPPTDDPARMIVETAVGAGPLVASQAKLALRPDAPDHFRVIAPPDPKALRSGVTSDLNVLFLLLAGVSLLIGAVGIANTTFVAVLERTKEIGLRRALGARPRHIAAQFLTESVTLGTLGGLIGTSLAVAVVVTIAVVREWTAILAPWTVLPAPLAGGLVGLLAGLYPALRAAWIEPVDALRR, encoded by the coding sequence GAATCTGTGCCTTCGTCACCGTCCTCGGCCTGTCAACGACCGCCGCCGGTCAAATCGACCGACGATTCACACAGCTCGCTGTTACGGAAGTGACGGTGGAAGACACAGGAACGGGCGCTTTGACGGGCTATGAACTTTCGTTTCCTAGTAATGCATCTGACCGCATCGAAGCACTCAACGGCGTTGTGCATGCCGGATTGTGGTGGCAGGTTCCAATTCATAGCCCTCAGATCTCTACAACCCCCGCACTACCAAGGGGCGACCGCGGCGAAGGCGGCAGTCTCACTTTTTACGCCGCAGAGCCAGGCGCATTAGAGGCAATGGGCGTCGAGATGGCTTTTGGTCGAAGCTATGACGAATTCCACCAGTCACGCGGCGAGCAGGTCGCCTTACTTGGAGCGCCCGCTGCAGCCCGACTTGGCATAACGCGACTCGACTCCTTCCCTGCAGTCTTCATCAACGGACGCCCTTACACGGTTATCGGGCTCATCGATAGCGCCGAGCGGCGGCCTGAGTTCCTCCTGTCCGTAGTGATTCCGACATCAACGGCACTAGCGACGTATGGCCCGCCGACCGACGATCCAGCCCGGATGATCGTCGAAACTGCGGTGGGCGCAGGTCCACTCGTCGCCTCACAAGCGAAACTTGCGCTTCGGCCCGATGCACCTGATCATTTCCGCGTCATCGCACCGCCAGATCCGAAGGCCCTGCGCAGTGGCGTAACCTCCGACCTCAACGTCCTCTTTCTATTGCTGGCTGGCGTCTCATTACTGATCGGCGCGGTTGGAATCGCCAATACGACCTTCGTGGCGGTCTTGGAGAGGACAAAGGAGATCGGCTTGCGCCGCGCGCTTGGGGCCCGACCCCGCCACATCGCCGCGCAGTTTCTAACAGAGTCCGTGACTCTAGGTACGCTCGGTGGCCTCATTGGCACCAGCCTTGCTGTAGCCGTCGTGGTAACCATAGCTGTCGTCCGTGAGTGGACAGCAATCCTAGCGCCGTGGACGGTGTTGCCAGCACCGCTAGCTGGCGGCCTGGTCGGCCTCCTTGCCGGCCTCTATCCGGCGCTACGCGCGGCCTGGATCGAGCCGGTGGATGCGCTCCGTCGCTGA